Proteins encoded together in one Peribacillus asahii window:
- a CDS encoding dihydrolipoamide acetyltransferase family protein — protein MAIEQMKMPQLGESVTEGTISKWLVTPGDFVQKYSPIAEVMTDKVSAEIPSSFTGVIKELVAKEEETLAVNEIICLIEVEEASPKQTIASSSTKSLPAHQDTLLEKHSMKMRYSPAVLKLSQEHGIDLSQVEGSGKGGRITRKDVLALIEANNVPQEKQEAVAPSVTKTEAREQSSKTLSLPVEAGDREIPVTGVRKAIAANMQKSKQEAPHAWMMVEADATNLVMLRNSLKDNFLQKEGYPLTYFAFFVKAIAQALTEFPEMNSMWAGDKIIQKKDIHLSIAVATDDALFVPVIKHADEKSIKGIAREIHELAEKVRTGKLTQEESQGGTFTVNNTGSFGSVQSMGIINYPQAAIVQVETIVKRPVIIDDMIAVRHMVNLCLSLDHRVLDGLICGRFLARVKKIVEGFSKENTSIF, from the coding sequence ATGGCGATTGAACAAATGAAAATGCCGCAGCTGGGCGAAAGTGTAACAGAAGGAACGATTAGTAAATGGCTCGTTACACCAGGTGATTTCGTACAAAAATACAGTCCAATTGCCGAAGTGATGACGGATAAAGTAAGTGCTGAAATCCCATCGTCATTTACAGGTGTCATTAAAGAGCTAGTCGCTAAAGAAGAGGAAACATTAGCAGTGAATGAAATCATTTGTTTAATTGAAGTAGAGGAAGCGAGCCCAAAACAGACAATAGCTAGCTCTAGTACGAAATCACTTCCTGCACATCAAGATACCCTCTTGGAAAAGCATTCGATGAAGATGCGTTACTCACCAGCTGTATTAAAACTTTCACAAGAGCATGGAATCGACTTATCGCAAGTGGAGGGGTCTGGAAAAGGAGGGCGGATTACGAGAAAAGATGTGCTAGCCCTTATAGAAGCAAATAATGTACCCCAAGAGAAGCAAGAAGCGGTTGCTCCTTCTGTTACGAAAACAGAAGCTCGAGAACAATCCAGTAAAACTCTCTCTTTACCAGTAGAAGCTGGCGATCGGGAGATTCCTGTTACAGGGGTTCGCAAAGCGATTGCAGCCAATATGCAAAAAAGTAAGCAGGAAGCGCCTCATGCTTGGATGATGGTTGAAGCTGATGCCACAAACCTTGTGATGTTACGAAATTCATTAAAAGATAATTTTTTGCAAAAAGAAGGTTACCCTCTTACGTATTTTGCTTTTTTCGTCAAAGCAATCGCTCAAGCGCTAACCGAGTTTCCTGAAATGAATTCGATGTGGGCGGGCGATAAGATTATTCAAAAAAAGGATATCCATCTTTCCATTGCTGTAGCGACGGATGATGCACTTTTTGTACCTGTTATTAAACACGCAGATGAAAAATCAATTAAAGGGATTGCCCGTGAAATTCATGAGTTGGCTGAAAAAGTACGTACAGGTAAACTTACACAGGAAGAAAGTCAAGGCGGCACTTTTACAGTGAACAATACAGGTTCGTTTGGTTCTGTCCAATCGATGGGAATTATTAATTATCCCCAGGCAGCTATTGTCCAAGTTGAAACAATTGTCAAACGTCCGGTAATTATAGATGATATGATTGCTGTTCGACATATGGTGAATTTATGTTTGTCGTTGGATCATCGTGTATTAGATG
- a CDS encoding alpha-ketoacid dehydrogenase subunit beta, with amino-acid sequence MGVISYIEAVTHAIREEMERDERVFVLGEDVGKKGGVFKATQGLFDQFGEERVIDTPLAESAIAGVGIGAAMYGMRPIAEMQFADFIMPAVNQIISEAARIRYRSNNDWNCPLVIRAPYGGGVHGALYHSQSVEAVFANQPGLKIIMPSTPYDVKGLLKAAIRDEDPVLFLEHKRAYRLIKGEVPSDDYVLPIGKADVKRSGEDITVITYGLCVHFALQAAEKLASDGISVHLLDLRTVYPLDKESIIEAAVKTGKVLLITEDNKEGSVISEVAAIIAEYCLFDLDAPIMRLAGPDIPAMPYAPTMEKYFMVNPEKVEKAMRELAEY; translated from the coding sequence ATGGGAGTCATTTCTTATATTGAGGCTGTTACACACGCTATTCGTGAGGAAATGGAAAGAGATGAACGCGTGTTTGTACTTGGTGAGGATGTCGGTAAAAAAGGCGGCGTATTTAAAGCGACACAAGGCCTATTTGATCAATTTGGTGAAGAGAGGGTAATCGATACGCCATTAGCAGAGTCAGCCATTGCTGGTGTTGGAATTGGTGCTGCCATGTATGGCATGCGGCCAATTGCAGAGATGCAGTTCGCGGATTTTATTATGCCTGCTGTCAATCAAATTATTTCGGAAGCGGCACGTATCCGTTACCGGTCGAACAATGATTGGAATTGTCCACTTGTTATTCGCGCTCCATATGGCGGCGGTGTTCACGGTGCTCTGTACCATTCGCAATCAGTAGAAGCGGTCTTTGCTAATCAACCAGGCTTGAAAATTATTATGCCATCGACACCGTATGATGTAAAGGGCTTATTGAAAGCGGCGATTCGCGATGAAGATCCTGTTCTGTTTCTTGAGCATAAACGAGCGTATCGTCTGATTAAAGGAGAAGTGCCTTCGGATGATTATGTATTGCCAATTGGAAAGGCAGATGTGAAACGAAGCGGAGAGGATATTACTGTTATCACATACGGGCTTTGTGTTCATTTTGCTCTCCAAGCAGCTGAAAAGCTTGCTAGTGATGGGATTTCTGTTCATCTTTTAGATTTGCGTACAGTTTATCCTCTTGATAAAGAAAGTATTATCGAAGCGGCTGTCAAGACAGGGAAAGTTCTGCTTATTACAGAAGATAACAAGGAAGGGAGTGTCATAAGCGAAGTGGCTGCCATTATTGCAGAATATTGCTTATTTGATTTAGACGCTCCTATTATGAGATTAGCAGGCCCGGATATTCCAGCGATGCCCTATGCACCAACAATGGAGAAATACTTTATGGTAAACCCAGAAAAAGTAGAAAAAGCGATGCGTGAGCTAGCTGAGTATTAA